In the Mycolicibacter sp. MU0102 genome, one interval contains:
- the tsaD gene encoding tRNA (adenosine(37)-N6)-threonylcarbamoyltransferase complex transferase subunit TsaD, translating into MTVVLAIESSCDETGVGITRLEADGTLTLLADEVASSVEEHTRFGGVVPEIASRAHLEALGPTMRRALDKAGIRRPDAVATTIGPGLAGALLVGAAAAKAYAAAWGVPFYAVNHLGGHLAADVYEFGPLPECVALLVSGGHTHLLHVRSLGEPIVELGSTVDDAAGEAYDKVARLLGLGYPGGRVLDELARTGDRSAVVFPRGMTGPRDDPYVFSFSGLKTAVARYVEKTPDYSPADVAAGFQESVADVLTAKAVRAATELGVGTLLIAGGVAANSRLRELAEQRCAAAGLKLRIPPPRLCTDNGAMIASFAAHLIAAGAPPSPLDVATNPGLPVIRAQVT; encoded by the coding sequence ATGACAGTAGTCCTGGCCATCGAATCCTCTTGCGACGAAACAGGTGTCGGCATCACTCGCCTGGAAGCCGATGGCACCCTGACGTTGCTGGCCGATGAGGTGGCCTCCAGCGTGGAGGAGCACACCCGCTTCGGTGGTGTGGTGCCCGAGATCGCGTCGAGGGCCCATCTGGAGGCACTCGGTCCGACCATGCGCCGGGCGCTGGACAAGGCGGGTATCCGACGCCCTGACGCCGTGGCGACCACCATCGGGCCGGGCCTGGCCGGTGCGCTGCTGGTGGGTGCGGCAGCGGCCAAGGCCTATGCGGCGGCCTGGGGGGTGCCGTTCTATGCCGTCAACCACCTGGGCGGGCACCTGGCCGCCGACGTCTACGAGTTCGGTCCGCTGCCCGAATGCGTGGCGCTGCTGGTCTCCGGCGGCCACACCCACCTGCTGCACGTGCGGTCGCTGGGCGAGCCGATCGTCGAGCTGGGCAGCACCGTTGATGACGCCGCAGGGGAGGCCTACGACAAGGTGGCCCGGCTGCTGGGGCTGGGCTACCCCGGCGGGCGGGTGCTCGACGAGCTGGCCCGCACCGGGGACCGCAGTGCGGTGGTGTTCCCGCGCGGGATGACCGGCCCGCGCGACGACCCGTACGTGTTCAGCTTCTCGGGCTTGAAGACCGCGGTGGCCCGCTACGTCGAGAAGACCCCGGACTATTCGCCCGCCGATGTGGCGGCCGGTTTCCAGGAGTCGGTCGCCGACGTGCTGACCGCCAAGGCGGTTCGCGCGGCCACCGAACTGGGGGTCGGCACGCTGCTGATCGCCGGCGGGGTAGCGGCCAACTCGCGGTTGCGAGAGCTCGCCGAACAACGCTGCGCGGCGGCAGGTTTGAAGCTGCGGATTCCGCCGCCGCGGTTGTGTACCGACAACGGGGCGATGATCGCGTCGTTCGCGGCGCACCTGATCGCGGCCGGCGCTCCGCCGTCACCGCTGGACGTGGCCACCAACCCGGGCCTGCCGGTCATCCGCGCGCAGGTGACGTAA
- the tsaB gene encoding tRNA (adenosine(37)-N6)-threonylcarbamoyltransferase complex dimerization subunit type 1 TsaB, with protein MTGAILTIDTATPAVTAGVVVLDEAGRPTVLAERVTPDARAHAERLTPNVLGALADAELSMADLAAVVVGCGPGPFTGLRVGMASAAAYGHALGIPVYGVCSLDAIGVRTSGPTLVVTDARRREVYWARYRDGVRVAGPAVCAPADVDPADAVAVAGSPAHTELFDLPALDATYPTPAGLVAAVRDWNEIPESLVPLYLRRPDAKPPSTAAVPVTLGALVDSDAERCAELEAQLFGGDDPWPAEAFSRAIGARDHHYVGARVGDAVVGYGGIARLGRTAPFEYEVHTIGVDKAHQGRGIGRRLLADLLEYADGGVVYLEVRTDNAAAIALYRDVGFVETGLRKRYYRNGADAYTMRREASS; from the coding sequence ATGACCGGAGCGATTCTGACCATCGACACCGCCACCCCCGCCGTCACCGCAGGCGTGGTGGTCCTCGATGAGGCTGGTCGACCGACCGTATTGGCCGAACGGGTCACGCCCGACGCGCGGGCTCACGCCGAACGACTGACCCCCAACGTGCTGGGCGCCCTGGCCGACGCCGAACTGAGCATGGCCGATCTGGCTGCGGTCGTGGTGGGTTGCGGGCCGGGACCGTTCACCGGCCTGCGGGTCGGGATGGCCAGCGCGGCCGCCTACGGCCACGCCCTGGGAATCCCGGTCTACGGCGTGTGCAGCCTGGACGCGATCGGCGTGCGCACATCCGGCCCGACCCTGGTGGTCACCGATGCCCGCCGTCGGGAGGTCTACTGGGCGCGCTATCGCGACGGTGTCCGGGTGGCGGGCCCCGCGGTGTGTGCCCCGGCCGACGTCGATCCCGCCGATGCAGTCGCGGTGGCCGGCTCGCCCGCGCACACCGAGCTGTTCGATCTGCCGGCCCTCGATGCCACCTACCCGACCCCTGCGGGACTGGTTGCCGCAGTGCGGGACTGGAACGAGATTCCGGAGTCGCTGGTGCCGCTGTACCTGCGCCGCCCGGACGCCAAACCGCCATCGACGGCCGCTGTGCCGGTGACGCTGGGCGCACTGGTGGACAGCGACGCGGAGCGCTGCGCCGAATTGGAAGCCCAACTGTTCGGCGGCGACGACCCGTGGCCCGCCGAGGCGTTCAGCCGGGCGATCGGTGCGCGCGACCACCACTACGTCGGGGCCCGGGTCGGCGATGCCGTGGTGGGTTACGGCGGAATCGCGCGGCTTGGGCGCACAGCGCCGTTCGAGTACGAGGTGCACACCATCGGGGTGGACAAGGCCCATCAGGGGCGCGGCATCGGGCGGCGACTGCTTGCCGACCTGCTGGAGTACGCCGACGGGGGCGTGGTGTACCTGGAGGTCCGCACCGACAACGCCGCGGCAATCGCGCTGTACCGCGATGTCGGCTTCGTCGAGACCGGCCTGCGTAAGCGCTACTACCGCAACGGCGCCGATGCCTACACGATGCGGCGGGAGGCTAGCTCATGA
- the tsaE gene encoding tRNA (adenosine(37)-N6)-threonylcarbamoyltransferase complex ATPase subunit type 1 TsaE, with translation MADPQEATLATAEDTVALGARLGEQLRAGDVVVLSGPLGAGKTVLAKGIAAALDVDGPVTSPTYVLAREHRARRPDSPAMIHVDLYRLLDESGLDLLAELDSLDLDTELDDAVVVVEWGEGLAERLSDRHLDIRLDRAADSETRTASWRWHTP, from the coding sequence GTGGCTGATCCGCAGGAGGCGACCTTGGCCACCGCCGAGGACACTGTTGCGCTGGGAGCTCGGCTGGGTGAACAGCTGCGCGCCGGCGACGTGGTGGTGCTGTCCGGACCGCTGGGCGCCGGAAAAACCGTGTTGGCCAAGGGGATCGCGGCGGCACTGGATGTCGACGGCCCGGTCACCTCACCGACGTACGTGCTGGCCCGCGAGCATCGGGCCCGCCGGCCCGACAGCCCGGCGATGATCCACGTCGACCTCTACCGGCTGCTCGACGAGTCGGGCCTGGACCTGTTGGCCGAGCTGGACTCTTTGGACCTGGACACCGAACTCGACGACGCGGTCGTCGTGGTGGAGTGGGGCGAAGGACTGGCCGAGCGGCTCTCCGACCGGCACCTCGACATCCGGTTGGACCGCGCGGCCGACTCCGAGACGCGCACCGCGAGCTGGCGGTGGCACACGCCATGA
- a CDS encoding alpha/beta fold hydrolase encodes MAGNRRGSRRAGGWLAGMAGLAAVGTIAGSTIARSVTRRTTAEDAYADEDFEILDHDHSSVVVTDDGVELAVRDVGPRNAPLTVVFAHGFCLRMGSFHFQRARLAAEWGDQVRMVFYDQRGHGDSTVAPPGTYTVPRLGQDLEAVLRAAVPRGPIVLVGHSMGGMTVLAHARQFPQRYGNRIVGAALISSAAKGVSRSPLGQILRNPALEAVQFSVRYAPKLVHRGRGAARGVIAPILRAASYGTDQISPSVVAYSEEMMHSTPVATMVGFLHALEVHDESVALPTLAKIPTLVACGDQDLLTPPGYSRATAATLWDCELVIVPGAGHLVQLEEPDVIDEALVRLVERATPRRGMLTHRLRRKAGRSG; translated from the coding sequence ATGGCGGGTAACCGGCGCGGGTCACGGCGGGCCGGCGGCTGGCTGGCGGGGATGGCCGGTCTGGCGGCCGTCGGCACCATCGCCGGAAGCACCATCGCCCGGTCGGTGACCCGACGCACCACCGCCGAAGACGCTTACGCCGACGAGGATTTCGAAATCCTCGACCACGACCACAGCTCGGTGGTGGTCACCGACGACGGCGTCGAACTGGCGGTACGCGACGTGGGTCCGCGCAATGCACCGTTGACCGTGGTGTTCGCGCACGGATTCTGCCTGCGGATGGGCTCTTTCCATTTTCAGCGGGCGCGGCTGGCCGCCGAGTGGGGCGATCAGGTGCGCATGGTCTTCTACGACCAGCGTGGGCACGGCGATTCCACTGTCGCCCCACCGGGGACCTACACCGTGCCGCGCCTCGGCCAGGATCTGGAGGCGGTGCTGCGGGCGGCCGTGCCGCGCGGTCCGATAGTGCTGGTCGGGCATTCGATGGGCGGCATGACGGTGCTGGCGCACGCACGGCAGTTTCCCCAGCGCTACGGCAACCGGATCGTCGGCGCGGCGTTGATATCGTCGGCCGCCAAAGGTGTTTCGCGCTCCCCGCTGGGCCAGATCCTGCGCAACCCGGCGCTGGAAGCCGTGCAGTTCAGTGTGCGCTACGCGCCGAAGCTGGTGCACCGCGGCCGCGGCGCGGCGCGCGGGGTGATCGCACCGATTCTGCGGGCCGCCTCCTACGGCACCGACCAGATCAGCCCGAGTGTGGTGGCCTACTCCGAGGAGATGATGCACTCCACCCCGGTCGCCACCATGGTGGGCTTCCTGCACGCCCTGGAAGTGCACGACGAGAGTGTCGCGCTGCCGACGCTGGCCAAGATCCCTACGCTGGTCGCCTGTGGCGACCAGGACCTGCTCACCCCGCCGGGGTACTCGCGGGCGACGGCGGCCACGTTGTGGGATTGTGAGCTGGTGATCGTGCCCGGGGCCGGGCATCTGGTGCAGTTGGAGGAACCCGATGTCATCGACGAGGCGCTGGTGCGACTGGTGGAGCGGGCCACCCCGCGCCGTGGCATGCTGACGCACCGGTTGCGCCGGAAGGCCGGGCGCAGTGGCTGA
- the alr gene encoding alanine racemase: protein MTAVSRTSGLLAQALVDLDAIAHNVRVLDEHAGAAGVMAVVKADGYGHGAVPVARAALAAGAAELGVATVDEALTLRAAGITAPVLAWLHGPHTDFAPALAADVQIAVSSVAQLDELLDAVGRTGRTATVTVKADTGMNRNGVGAADFPELVTALRKAVADDAIRVRGLMSHLACADETANPVNDVQAQRFSDLMRVARAQGLEFPVAHLANSAGAMTRPDLAFDMVRPGIAMYGLSPIPERGDMGLIPAMTLKSLVVLVRPIKAGEAVSYGHTWVAPVDTTVALVPMGYADGVFRPLSGRFDVLINGRRRRSVGRVCMDQFVVDLGPGPVDVTEGDEVIVFGSGADGEPLAQDWADVLGTIHYEVVNSPRGRVARTYRGADGG from the coding sequence ATGACTGCCGTATCCCGAACGTCCGGTCTGCTCGCGCAAGCGCTGGTGGACCTGGACGCCATTGCTCACAACGTGCGGGTGCTGGACGAACACGCCGGCGCCGCCGGGGTGATGGCTGTGGTCAAGGCCGACGGCTACGGCCACGGCGCCGTCCCGGTGGCCCGCGCCGCACTGGCCGCCGGCGCGGCCGAACTCGGGGTCGCCACCGTCGACGAGGCCCTCACGTTGCGAGCGGCCGGGATCACCGCGCCCGTGCTGGCGTGGCTGCACGGGCCCCACACCGACTTCGCTCCGGCCCTGGCCGCCGACGTACAGATCGCGGTCTCCTCGGTGGCGCAGCTGGACGAGCTGCTCGACGCGGTGGGGCGTACCGGGCGCACCGCGACCGTCACCGTCAAGGCCGACACCGGCATGAACCGCAACGGGGTAGGTGCCGCTGACTTCCCGGAACTGGTGACCGCGCTGCGGAAAGCTGTCGCCGACGACGCGATCCGGGTGCGCGGCCTGATGTCGCATCTGGCCTGCGCCGACGAGACCGCTAACCCAGTCAACGACGTTCAGGCCCAACGGTTTTCCGACCTTATGAGGGTGGCGCGCGCGCAGGGCCTGGAGTTCCCGGTCGCGCACCTGGCCAACTCGGCCGGGGCCATGACCCGCCCCGACCTGGCCTTCGACATGGTCCGGCCGGGAATAGCCATGTACGGCCTGAGTCCGATCCCCGAGCGCGGCGACATGGGTCTGATTCCGGCGATGACGCTGAAATCTCTTGTGGTGCTGGTCCGTCCGATCAAAGCCGGGGAGGCCGTCTCCTACGGGCACACCTGGGTCGCCCCGGTCGACACCACCGTGGCACTGGTGCCGATGGGCTACGCCGACGGAGTGTTCCGACCGCTGAGCGGACGGTTCGACGTGTTGATCAACGGCCGGCGCCGGCGCAGCGTCGGGCGAGTGTGCATGGACCAGTTCGTCGTCGATCTGGGTCCGGGCCCCGTCGACGTCACCGAGGGTGACGAGGTCATCGTGTTCGGGTCCGGAGCAGACGGCGAACCGCTGGCCCAGGACTGGGCCGACGTGCTGGGCACCATTCACTACGAGGTCGTCAACAGTCCACGCGGGCGGGTCGCCCGGACATATCGGGGCGCCGATGGCGGGTAA